A single window of Zea mays cultivar B73 chromosome 10, Zm-B73-REFERENCE-NAM-5.0, whole genome shotgun sequence DNA harbors:
- the LOC541657 gene encoding dull endosperm 1 (The RefSeq protein has 2 substitutions compared to this genomic sequence) → MEMVLRSQSPLCLRSGPVLIFRPTVAGGGGGTQSLLRTTRFARRRVIRCVVASPGCPNRKSRTASPNVKVAAYSNYAPRLLVESSSKKSEHHDSSRHREETIDTYNGLSGSDAAELTSNRDVEIEVDLQHISEEELPGKVSINASLGEMETVDEAEVEEDKFEVDTSGIVLRNVAVREVDPKDEHNAKDVFVVDSSGTAPDNAAVEEVVDEAEVEEDMVDVDILGLDLNNATIEEIDLMEEALLENFDVDSPGNASSGRTYGGVDELGELPSTSVDCIAINGKRRSLKPKPLPIVRFQEQEQIVLSIVDEEGLIASSCEEGQPVVDYDKQEENSTAFDEQKQLTDDFPEEGISIVHFPEPNNDIVGSSKFLEQKQELDGSYKQDRSTTGLHEQDQSVVSSHGQDKSIVGVPQQIQYNDQSIAGSHRQDQSIAGAPEQIQSVAGYIKPNQSIVGSCKQHELIIPEPKKIESIISYNEIDQSIVGSHKQDKSVVSVPEQIQSIVSHSKPNQSTVDSYRQAESIIGVPEKVQSITSYDKLDQSIVGSLKQDEPIISVPEKIQSIVHYTKPNQSIVGLPKQQQSIVHIVEPKQSIDGFPKQDLSIVGISNEFQTKQLATVGTHDGLLMKGVEAKETSQKTEGDTLQATFNVDNLSQKQEGLTKEADEITIIEKINDEDLVMIEEQKSIAMNEEQTIVTEEDIPMAKVEIGIDKAKFLHLLSEEESSWDENEVGIIEADEQYEVDETSMSTEQDIQESPNDDLDPQALWSMLQELAEKNYSLGNKLFTYPDVLKADSTIDLYFNRDLSAVANEPDVLIKGAFNGWKWRFFTEKLHKSELAGDWWCCKLYIPKQAYRMDFVFFNGHTVYENNNNNDFVIQIESTMDENLFEDFLAEEKQRELENLANEEAERRRQTDEQRRMEEERAADKADRVQAKVEVETKKNKLCNVLGLARAPVDNLWYIEPITTGQEATVRLYYNINSRPLVHSTEIWMHGGYNNWIDGLSFAERLVHHHDKDCDWWFADVVVPERTYVLDWVFADGPPGSARNYDNNGGHDFHATLPNNMTEEEYWMEEEQRIYTRLQQERREREEAIKRKAERNAKMKAEMKEKTMRMFLVSQKHIVYTEPLEIHAGTTIDVLYNPSNTVLTGKPEVWFRCSFNRWMYPGGVLPPQKMVQAENGSHLKATVYVPRDAYMMDFVFSESEEGGIYDNRNGLDYHIPVFGSIAKEPPMHIVHIAVEMAPIAKVGGLGDVVTSLSRAVQDLGHNVEVILPKYGCLNLSNVKNLHIHQSFSWGGSEIKVWRGLVEGLCVYFLEPQNGMFGVGYVYGRDDDRRFGFFCRSALEFLLQSGSSPNIIHCHDWSSAPVAWLHKENYAKSSLANARVVFTIHNLEFGAHHIGKAMRYCDKATTVSNTYSKEVSGHGAIVPHLGKFYGILNGIDPDIWDPYNDNFIPVHYTCENVVEGKRAAKRALQQKFGLQQIDVPVVGIVTRLTAQKGIHLIKHAIHRTLERNGQVVLLGSAPDSRIQADFVNLANKLHGVNHGQVRLSLTYDEPLSHLIYAGSDFILVPSIFEPCGLTQLVAMRYGTIPIVRKTGGLFDTVFDVDNDKERARDRGLEPNGFSFDGADSNGVDYALNRAISAWFDARSWFHSLCKRVMEQDWSWNRPALDYIELYRSASKL, encoded by the exons ATGGAGATGGTCCTACGGTCGCAGAGCCCTCTCTGCCTTCGGAGTGGGCCGGTGCTCATTTTTCGACCAACCGTCGCGGGCGGAGGAGGGGGCACTCAG TCTTTGTTGAGGACTACCAGATTTGCGAGAAGAAGGGTCATTCGATGCGTTGTAGCAAGTCCAG GTTGTCCTAATAGGAAATCTAGGACAGCGTCTCCCAACGTAAAAGTAGCTGCTTATAGCAACTATGCGCCAAGACTCCTCGTTGAGTCAAGCTCCAAGAAGAGCGAACACCATGATAGCAGCAGACACCGTGAAGAAACTATTGATACATACAATGGGCTGTCAGGTTCTGATGCAGCAGAATTGACAAGTAATAGAGATGTAGAAATTGAAGTGGATTTGCAGCACATTTCTGAGGAGGAATTGCCAGGAAAAGTATCGATTAATGCATCATTAGGAGAAATGGAAACAGTGGATGAAGCTGAGGTCGAGGAGGATAAGTTTGAGGTAGATACCTCAGGAATTGTATTGCGCAATGTTGCAGTTCGGGAAGTGGATCCAAAGGATGAACATAATGCTAAAGATGTATTTGTGGTAGATTCGTCAGGAACTGCACCAGATAATGCTGCAGTGGAGGAAGTGGTAGATGAAGCTGAGGTTGAAGAGGATATGGTTGATGTGGATATCTTGGGACTTGACTTGAATAATGCAACGATCGAGGAAATTGATTTGATGGAAGAGGCTTTACTGGAGAACTTCGACGTGGATTCACCAGGCAATGCTTCTAGTGGTCGAACCTATGGGGGTGTGGATGAGTTGGGTGAGCTGCCTTCAACATCCGTGGATTGCATCGCCATTAACGGAAAACGTAGAAGTTTGAAGCCTAAGCCCTTGCCAATTGTCAGGTTCCAGGAACAAGAACAGATAGTTTTAAGCATTGTTGACGAAGAAGGGTTGATTGCTAGTTCATGTGAAGAAGGCCAACCGGTGGTAGATTACGATAAGCAAGAGGAAAACTCTACCGCTTTCGATGAACAGAAGCAATTAACTGATGATTTCCCTGAAGAAGGCATATCTATAGTTCACTTCCCTGAGCCAAACAATGATATTGTTGGATCCTCAAAATTCTTGGAGCAAAAACAAGAATTGGATGGTTCTTATAAACAAGATCGATCAACCACTGGATTGCATGAACAAGATCAGTCTGTTGTTAGTTCACACGGACAAGATAAATCAATTGTTGGTGTGCCTCAGCAAATCCAGTACAATGATCAATCTATTGCTGGTTCTCATAGACAAGATCAATCAATTGCCGGTGCACCTGAGCAAATCCAATCCGTTGCTGGCTATATAAAACCAAATCAATCTATTGTTGGTTCTTGTAAACAACATGAATTGATTATTCCTGAGCCTAAGAAAATCGAATCCATCATCAGTTACAATGAAATAGATCAATCTATTGTTGGTTCTCACAAACAAGACAAATCTGTTGTTAGTGTGCCTGAGCAAATCCAATCCATTGTTAGTCACAGCAAACCAAATCAATCTACTGTTGATTCTTATAGACAAGCTGAATCAATTATTGGTGTGCCTGAGAAAGTCCAATCCATCACCAGTTACGATAAACTAGACCAGTCCATTGTTGGTTCTCTTAAACAAGATGAGCCTATTATTAGCGTGCCTGAGAAAATCCAATCCATTGTCCATTACACTAAACCAAATCAGTCTATTGTTGGCTTGCCCAAACAACAACAATCAATTGTTCATATCGTTGAACCAAAACAGTCCATAGATGGTTTCCCTAAACAAGATCTATCAATCGTTGGTATCTCCAATGAGTTTCAAACAAAGCAactggctactgttgggactcatGATGGATTGCTTATGAAGGGTGTGGAAGCTAAGGAGACATCTCAAAAGACTGAAGGGGATACACTTCAGGCAACGTTCAATGTCGACAACTTGTCACAGAAACAGGAAGGCTTAACTAAAGAAGCAGACGAGATAACAATTATTGAGAAAATCAATGATGAAGACCTTGTGATGATTGAAGAACAGAAAAGcatagccatgaatgaagaacAGACGATTGTTACCGAAGAAGACATTCCAATGGCTAAGGTTGAGATAGGAATTGACAAGGCCAAATTTTTACATCTGCTTTCTGAAGAAGAGAGTTCATGGGATGAAAATGAAGTGGGAATAATTGAGGCTGATGAACAGTATGAAGTCGATGAGACATCTATGTCCACTGAACAAGATATCCAGGAATCACCTAATGATGATTTGGATCCACAAGCACTATGGAGTATGCTTCAAGAGCTTGCTGAAAAAAATTATTCGCTGGGAAACAAGTTGTTTACTTATCCAGATGTATTGAAAGCTGATTCAACAATTGATCTCTATTTCAATCGTGATCTATCAGCTGTGGCCAATGAGCCTGATGTACTTATCAAAGGAGCATTCAATGGGTGGAAGTGGAGATTTTTCACTGAAAAATTGCACAAGAGCGAGCTGGCAGGGGACTGGTGGTGCTGCAAACTATACATTCCTAAGCAGGCATACAGAATGGACTTTGTGTTTTTTAACGGACACACGGTATAtgaaaataataacaataatgaTTTCGTGATACAAATAGAAAGCACCATGGATGAAAATTTATTTGAGGATTTCTTGGCTGAAGAAAAGCAACGAGAACTTGAGAACCTTGCAAATGAGGAAGCTGAAAGGAGGAGACAAACTGATGAGCAGCGGCGAATGGAGGAAGAAAGGGCCGCAGATAAAGCTGACAGGGTACAAGCCAAGGTTGAGGTAGAGACGAAGAAGAATAAATTGTGCAATGTATTGGGTTTAGCCAGAGCTCCTGTTGATAATTTATGGTACATTGAGCCCATCACGACTGGACAAGAGGCTACTGTCAGATTGTATTATAACATAAACTCAAGACCTCTAGTTCACAGTACTGAGATATGGATGCATGGTGGCTATAACAATTGGATTGATGGACTCTCTTTTGCTGAAAGGCTTGTTCATCATCATGACAAAGATTGTGATTGGTGGTTTGTAGATG TTGTCGTGCCTGAAAGAACATATGTATTGGACTGGGTTTTTGCTGACGGCCCACCAGGGAGTGCAAGGAATTATGACAACAATGGAGGACATGATTTTCATGCTACCCTTCCAAATAACATGACTGAGGAAGAGTATTGGATGGAAGAAGAACAAAGGATCTATACAAGGCTTCAACAAGAGAGGAGGGAAAGGGAGGAGGCTATTAAAAGGAAG GCTGAGAGAAATGCAAAAATGAAAGCTGAGATGAAGGAAAAGACTATGAGAATGTTCCTGGTTTCTCAGAAACACATTGTTTACACCGAACCACTTGAAATACATGCTGGAACTACTATTGATGTGCTTTATAATCCTTCTAATACAGTTCTAACTGGAAAGCCAGAGGTTTGGTTTCGATGTTCATTTAATCGTTGGATGTATCCAGGTGGGGTGTTGCCACCTCAGAAGATGGTACAAGCAGAAAATGGTTCACACCTAAAAGTAACAG TTTACGTTCCACGAGATGCCTATATGATGGACTTTGTTTTCTCGGAGTCAGAAGAAGGTGGAATTTATGATAACAGAAATGGGTTAGACTATCATATTCCTGTTTTTGGGTCAATTGCAAAGGAACCACCTATGCACATTGTCCACATCGCTGTTGAGATGGCACCAATCGCAAAG GTTGGAGGTCTTGGTGATGTTGTCACTAGTCTTTCACGTGCTGTGCAAGATTTAGGACACAATGTGGAGGTTATTCTTCCAAAGTACGGTTGCTTGAATCTAAGCAAT GTCAAGAATCTACACATCCATCAGAGTTTTTCTTGGGGTGGTTCTGAAATAAAAGTGTGGCGTGGACTAGTCGAAGGCCTTTGTGTTTACTTCCTGGAACCTCAAAATGG GATGTTTGGAGTCGGATATGTATATGGCAGGGACGATGACCGccgatttggcttcttctgtcgttCTGCTCTAGAGTTTCTCCTCCAAAGTGGATCTTCTCCT AACATAATACATTGCCATGATTGGTCAAGTGCTCCTGTTGCCTGGCTACACAAGGAAAACTACGCGAAGTCTAGCTTGGCAAATGCACGGGTGGTATTCACCATCCACAatcttgaatttggagcgcatcaTATTGGCAAAGCAATGAGATATTGTGATAAAGCCACAACT GTCTCTAATACATATTCAAAGGAAGTGTCAGGTCATGGTGCCATCGTTCCTCATCTTGGGAAATTCTATGGCATTCTGAATGGAATTGATCCAGATATATGGGATCCGTACAATGACAACTTTATCCCG GTCCACTACACTTGTGAGAATGTGGTTGAAGGCAAGAGGGCTGCTAAGAGGGCACTGCAGCAGAAGTTTGGGTTACAGCAAATCGATGTCCCCGTCGTAGGAATCGTCACTCGCCTGACAGCCCAAAAGGGGATCCACCTGATCAAGCATGCGATTCACCGTACACTCGAACGGAACGGACAG GTGGTTTTGCTTGGTTCAGCGCCGGACTCTCGAATCCAAGCTGATTTTGTCAACCTGGCGAATAAGCTCCACGGCGTAAACCATGGGCAAGTGAGGCTTTCCTTGACCTACGACGAGCCTCTCTCGCATCTG ATATACGCTGGCTCTGACTTCATTCTGGTCCCATCTATATTTGAGCCTTGCGGCCTAACTCAGCTCGTCGCCATGCGGTATGGGACCATCCCGATTGTCCGCAAGACTGGAG GGCTCTTCGACACTGTCTTCGATGTGGACAATGACAAGGAACGAGCCCGAGATCGAGGCCTTGAGCCCAACGGGTTTAGCTTTGACGGAGCTGATAGCAACGGTGTTGACTACGCGCTGAACAG GGCGATCTCAGCTTGGTTCGATGCCCGGAGCTGGTTCCACTCCCTTTGCAAGAGAGTCATGGAGCAGGACTGGTCGTGGAACCGACCTGCCCTCGACTACATCGAGCTCTACCGTTCAGCGTCCAAATTGTAA
- the LOC541657 gene encoding dull endosperm 1 isoform X1: MEMVLRSQSPLCLRSGPVLIFRPTVAGGGGGTQSLLRTTRFARRRVIRCVVASPGCPNRKSRTASPNVKVAAYSNYAPRLLVESSSKKSEHHDSSRHREETIDTYNGLSGSDAAELTSNRDVEIEVDLQHISEEELPGKVSINASLGEMETVDEAEVEEDKFEVDTSGIVLRNVAVREVDPKDEHNAKDVFVVDSSGTAPDNAAVEEVVDEAEVEEDMVDVDILGLDLNNATIEEIDLMEEALLENFDVDSPGNASSGRTYGGVDELGELPSTSVDCIAINGKRRSLKPKPLPIVRFQEQEQIVLSIVDEEGLIASSCEEGQPVVDYDKQEENSTAFDEQKQLTDDFPEEGISIVHFPEPNNDIVGSSKFLEQKQELDGSYKQDRSTTGLHEQDQSVVSSHGQDKSIVGVPQQIQYNDQSIAGSHRQDQSIAGAPEQIQSVAGYIKPNQSIVGSCKQHELIIPEPKKIESIISYNEIDQSIVGSHKQDKSVVSVPEQIQSIVSHSKPNQSTVDSYRQAESIIGVPEKVQSITSYDKLDQSIVGSLKQDEPIISVPEKIQSIVHYTKPNQSIVGLPKQQQSIVHIVEPKQSIDGFPKQDLSIVGISNEFQTKQLATVGTHDGLLMKGVEAKETSQKTEGDTLQATFNVDNLSQKQEGLTKEADEITIIEKINDEDLVMIEEQKSIAMNEEQTIVTEEDIPMAKVEIGIDKAKFLHLLSEEESSWDENEVGIIEADEQYEVDETSMSTEQDIQESPNDDLDPQALWSMLQELAEKNYSLGNKLFTYPDVLKADSTIDLYFNRDLSAVANEPDVLIKGAFNGWKWRFFTEKLHKSELAGDWWCCKLYIPKQAYRMDFVFFNGHTVYENNNNNDFVIQIESTMDENLFEDFLAEEKQRELENLANEEAERRRQTDEQRRMEEERAADKADRVQAKVEVETKKNKLCNVLGLARAPVDNLWYIEPITTGQEATVRLYYNINSRPLVHSTEIWMHGGYNNWIDGLSFAERLVHHHDKDCDWWFVDVVVPERTYVLDWVFADGPPGSARNYDNNGGHDFHATLPNNMTEEEYWMEEEQRIYTRLQQERREREEAIKRKAERNAKMKAEMKEKTMRMFLVSQKHIVYTEPLEIHAGTTIDVLYNPSNTVLTGKPEVWFRCSFNRWMYPGGVLPPQKMVQAENGSHLKVTVYVPRDAYMMDFVFSESEEGGIYDNRNGLDYHIPVFGSIAKEPPMHIVHIAVEMAPIAKVGGLGDVVTSLSRAVQDLGHNVEVILPKYGCLNLSNVKNLHIHQSFSWGGSEIKVWRGLVEGLCVYFLEPQNGMFGVGYVYGRDDDRRFGFFCRSALEFLLQSGSSPNIIHCHDWSSAPVAWLHKENYAKSSLANARVVFTIHNLEFGAHHIGKAMRYCDKATTVSNTYSKEVSGHGAIVPHLGKFYGILNGIDPDIWDPYNDNFIPVHYTCENVVEGKRAAKRALQQKFGLQQIDVPVVGIVTRLTAQKGIHLIKHAIHRTLERNGQVVLLGSAPDSRIQADFVNLANKLHGVNHGQVRLSLTYDEPLSHLIYAGSDFILVPSIFEPCGLTQLVAMRYGTIPIVRKTGGLISRAAARQGSSTLSSMWTMTRNEPEIEALSPTGLALTELIATVLTTR; the protein is encoded by the exons ATGGAGATGGTCCTACGGTCGCAGAGCCCTCTCTGCCTTCGGAGTGGGCCGGTGCTCATTTTTCGACCAACCGTCGCGGGCGGAGGAGGGGGCACTCAG TCTTTGTTGAGGACTACCAGATTTGCGAGAAGAAGGGTCATTCGATGCGTTGTAGCAAGTCCAG GTTGTCCTAATAGGAAATCTAGGACAGCGTCTCCCAACGTAAAAGTAGCTGCTTATAGCAACTATGCGCCAAGACTCCTCGTTGAGTCAAGCTCCAAGAAGAGCGAACACCATGATAGCAGCAGACACCGTGAAGAAACTATTGATACATACAATGGGCTGTCAGGTTCTGATGCAGCAGAATTGACAAGTAATAGAGATGTAGAAATTGAAGTGGATTTGCAGCACATTTCTGAGGAGGAATTGCCAGGAAAAGTATCGATTAATGCATCATTAGGAGAAATGGAAACAGTGGATGAAGCTGAGGTCGAGGAGGATAAGTTTGAGGTAGATACCTCAGGAATTGTATTGCGCAATGTTGCAGTTCGGGAAGTGGATCCAAAGGATGAACATAATGCTAAAGATGTATTTGTGGTAGATTCGTCAGGAACTGCACCAGATAATGCTGCAGTGGAGGAAGTGGTAGATGAAGCTGAGGTTGAAGAGGATATGGTTGATGTGGATATCTTGGGACTTGACTTGAATAATGCAACGATCGAGGAAATTGATTTGATGGAAGAGGCTTTACTGGAGAACTTCGACGTGGATTCACCAGGCAATGCTTCTAGTGGTCGAACCTATGGGGGTGTGGATGAGTTGGGTGAGCTGCCTTCAACATCCGTGGATTGCATCGCCATTAACGGAAAACGTAGAAGTTTGAAGCCTAAGCCCTTGCCAATTGTCAGGTTCCAGGAACAAGAACAGATAGTTTTAAGCATTGTTGACGAAGAAGGGTTGATTGCTAGTTCATGTGAAGAAGGCCAACCGGTGGTAGATTACGATAAGCAAGAGGAAAACTCTACCGCTTTCGATGAACAGAAGCAATTAACTGATGATTTCCCTGAAGAAGGCATATCTATAGTTCACTTCCCTGAGCCAAACAATGATATTGTTGGATCCTCAAAATTCTTGGAGCAAAAACAAGAATTGGATGGTTCTTATAAACAAGATCGATCAACCACTGGATTGCATGAACAAGATCAGTCTGTTGTTAGTTCACACGGACAAGATAAATCAATTGTTGGTGTGCCTCAGCAAATCCAGTACAATGATCAATCTATTGCTGGTTCTCATAGACAAGATCAATCAATTGCCGGTGCACCTGAGCAAATCCAATCCGTTGCTGGCTATATAAAACCAAATCAATCTATTGTTGGTTCTTGTAAACAACATGAATTGATTATTCCTGAGCCTAAGAAAATCGAATCCATCATCAGTTACAATGAAATAGATCAATCTATTGTTGGTTCTCACAAACAAGACAAATCTGTTGTTAGTGTGCCTGAGCAAATCCAATCCATTGTTAGTCACAGCAAACCAAATCAATCTACTGTTGATTCTTATAGACAAGCTGAATCAATTATTGGTGTGCCTGAGAAAGTCCAATCCATCACCAGTTACGATAAACTAGACCAGTCCATTGTTGGTTCTCTTAAACAAGATGAGCCTATTATTAGCGTGCCTGAGAAAATCCAATCCATTGTCCATTACACTAAACCAAATCAGTCTATTGTTGGCTTGCCCAAACAACAACAATCAATTGTTCATATCGTTGAACCAAAACAGTCCATAGATGGTTTCCCTAAACAAGATCTATCAATCGTTGGTATCTCCAATGAGTTTCAAACAAAGCAactggctactgttgggactcatGATGGATTGCTTATGAAGGGTGTGGAAGCTAAGGAGACATCTCAAAAGACTGAAGGGGATACACTTCAGGCAACGTTCAATGTCGACAACTTGTCACAGAAACAGGAAGGCTTAACTAAAGAAGCAGACGAGATAACAATTATTGAGAAAATCAATGATGAAGACCTTGTGATGATTGAAGAACAGAAAAGcatagccatgaatgaagaacAGACGATTGTTACCGAAGAAGACATTCCAATGGCTAAGGTTGAGATAGGAATTGACAAGGCCAAATTTTTACATCTGCTTTCTGAAGAAGAGAGTTCATGGGATGAAAATGAAGTGGGAATAATTGAGGCTGATGAACAGTATGAAGTCGATGAGACATCTATGTCCACTGAACAAGATATCCAGGAATCACCTAATGATGATTTGGATCCACAAGCACTATGGAGTATGCTTCAAGAGCTTGCTGAAAAAAATTATTCGCTGGGAAACAAGTTGTTTACTTATCCAGATGTATTGAAAGCTGATTCAACAATTGATCTCTATTTCAATCGTGATCTATCAGCTGTGGCCAATGAGCCTGATGTACTTATCAAAGGAGCATTCAATGGGTGGAAGTGGAGATTTTTCACTGAAAAATTGCACAAGAGCGAGCTGGCAGGGGACTGGTGGTGCTGCAAACTATACATTCCTAAGCAGGCATACAGAATGGACTTTGTGTTTTTTAACGGACACACGGTATAtgaaaataataacaataatgaTTTCGTGATACAAATAGAAAGCACCATGGATGAAAATTTATTTGAGGATTTCTTGGCTGAAGAAAAGCAACGAGAACTTGAGAACCTTGCAAATGAGGAAGCTGAAAGGAGGAGACAAACTGATGAGCAGCGGCGAATGGAGGAAGAAAGGGCCGCAGATAAAGCTGACAGGGTACAAGCCAAGGTTGAGGTAGAGACGAAGAAGAATAAATTGTGCAATGTATTGGGTTTAGCCAGAGCTCCTGTTGATAATTTATGGTACATTGAGCCCATCACGACTGGACAAGAGGCTACTGTCAGATTGTATTATAACATAAACTCAAGACCTCTAGTTCACAGTACTGAGATATGGATGCATGGTGGCTATAACAATTGGATTGATGGACTCTCTTTTGCTGAAAGGCTTGTTCATCATCATGACAAAGATTGTGATTGGTGGTTTGTAGATG TTGTCGTGCCTGAAAGAACATATGTATTGGACTGGGTTTTTGCTGACGGCCCACCAGGGAGTGCAAGGAATTATGACAACAATGGAGGACATGATTTTCATGCTACCCTTCCAAATAACATGACTGAGGAAGAGTATTGGATGGAAGAAGAACAAAGGATCTATACAAGGCTTCAACAAGAGAGGAGGGAAAGGGAGGAGGCTATTAAAAGGAAG GCTGAGAGAAATGCAAAAATGAAAGCTGAGATGAAGGAAAAGACTATGAGAATGTTCCTGGTTTCTCAGAAACACATTGTTTACACCGAACCACTTGAAATACATGCTGGAACTACTATTGATGTGCTTTATAATCCTTCTAATACAGTTCTAACTGGAAAGCCAGAGGTTTGGTTTCGATGTTCATTTAATCGTTGGATGTATCCAGGTGGGGTGTTGCCACCTCAGAAGATGGTACAAGCAGAAAATGGTTCACACCTAAAAGTAACAG TTTACGTTCCACGAGATGCCTATATGATGGACTTTGTTTTCTCGGAGTCAGAAGAAGGTGGAATTTATGATAACAGAAATGGGTTAGACTATCATATTCCTGTTTTTGGGTCAATTGCAAAGGAACCACCTATGCACATTGTCCACATCGCTGTTGAGATGGCACCAATCGCAAAG GTTGGAGGTCTTGGTGATGTTGTCACTAGTCTTTCACGTGCTGTGCAAGATTTAGGACACAATGTGGAGGTTATTCTTCCAAAGTACGGTTGCTTGAATCTAAGCAAT GTCAAGAATCTACACATCCATCAGAGTTTTTCTTGGGGTGGTTCTGAAATAAAAGTGTGGCGTGGACTAGTCGAAGGCCTTTGTGTTTACTTCCTGGAACCTCAAAATGG GATGTTTGGAGTCGGATATGTATATGGCAGGGACGATGACCGccgatttggcttcttctgtcgttCTGCTCTAGAGTTTCTCCTCCAAAGTGGATCTTCTCCT AACATAATACATTGCCATGATTGGTCAAGTGCTCCTGTTGCCTGGCTACACAAGGAAAACTACGCGAAGTCTAGCTTGGCAAATGCACGGGTGGTATTCACCATCCACAatcttgaatttggagcgcatcaTATTGGCAAAGCAATGAGATATTGTGATAAAGCCACAACT GTCTCTAATACATATTCAAAGGAAGTGTCAGGTCATGGTGCCATCGTTCCTCATCTTGGGAAATTCTATGGCATTCTGAATGGAATTGATCCAGATATATGGGATCCGTACAATGACAACTTTATCCCG GTCCACTACACTTGTGAGAATGTGGTTGAAGGCAAGAGGGCTGCTAAGAGGGCACTGCAGCAGAAGTTTGGGTTACAGCAAATCGATGTCCCCGTCGTAGGAATCGTCACTCGCCTGACAGCCCAAAAGGGGATCCACCTGATCAAGCATGCGATTCACCGTACACTCGAACGGAACGGACAG GTGGTTTTGCTTGGTTCAGCGCCGGACTCTCGAATCCAAGCTGATTTTGTCAACCTGGCGAATAAGCTCCACGGCGTAAACCATGGGCAAGTGAGGCTTTCCTTGACCTACGACGAGCCTCTCTCGCATCTG ATATACGCTGGCTCTGACTTCATTCTGGTCCCATCTATATTTGAGCCTTGCGGCCTAACTCAGCTCGTCGCCATGCGGTATGGGACCATCCCGATTGTCCGCAAGACTGGAG GGCTGATCTCTCGTGCTGCTGCTCGTCAGGGCTCTTCGACACTGTCTTCGATGTGGACAATGACAAGGAACGAGCCCGAGATCGAGGCCTTGAGCCCAACGGGTTTAGCTTTGACGGAGCTGATAGCAACGGTGTTGACTACGCGCTGA